The proteins below are encoded in one region of Holophagaceae bacterium:
- a CDS encoding response regulator transcription factor, whose amino-acid sequence MSPIRVLVADDHTIVRQGLVSLLMAGGDCRIIAEASDGQEAVDRALELVPDVVVMDLSMPRLSGLEAVRRIHKESPRIRILVLTMHKEEEFVLPVVRAGASGYLVKDTAASELLNAVRKLARGEVCFDPHAAKALAEVYRSPKPGEEGLGSLTPREREVLHLVTEGHSTKEIASLLDISPKTAENHRTRVMQKLGVHNTAELVRYAAQRGLLF is encoded by the coding sequence ATGAGCCCGATCCGTGTCCTCGTCGCGGACGACCACACCATCGTGCGGCAGGGATTGGTCAGCCTGCTCATGGCAGGGGGCGATTGCCGCATCATCGCCGAGGCGTCCGATGGCCAGGAGGCGGTTGATCGAGCGCTGGAGCTCGTCCCGGACGTGGTGGTGATGGATCTCAGCATGCCCAGGCTGAGCGGCCTGGAAGCCGTGCGGCGGATCCACAAGGAATCGCCCCGGATCCGGATCCTCGTGCTCACCATGCACAAGGAGGAGGAATTCGTGCTTCCGGTCGTGCGGGCCGGAGCCTCCGGCTACCTGGTCAAGGACACGGCAGCCTCAGAATTGCTGAACGCGGTCCGCAAGTTGGCGCGGGGAGAGGTCTGTTTTGATCCCCACGCCGCCAAGGCGCTCGCCGAGGTGTACCGAAGCCCGAAGCCCGGAGAGGAAGGGCTGGGTTCCTTGACCCCGAGGGAGCGGGAAGTGCTCCACCTGGTCACCGAGGGCCACTCCACCAAAGAGATCGCAAGCCTGCTGGACATCAGCCCGAAGACCGCGGAGAACCACCGCACCCGGGTCATGCAGAAACTGGGAGTCCACAACACCGCCGAACTGGTGCGCTACGCGGCCCAGCGCGGGCTGCTCTTCTGA
- a CDS encoding GAF domain-containing protein — MPARLTVHLPFQPAKVFFLDDQKAYVLGRDPECELVVEDDRISRRHARIAHGAAGWVLDELGSKNGTLLNGAKALQNAQAILAAREGESAWLSFGGVVGKFDAVGKAAEGARNAEQSLRWQTSVRWAESLNPADGLDALLQSLMASAIAASGTERGFILLLGPEGGLELAQASGISASDLDSASFSGSLGAVERAMDLAVSVVVSDVQSDEFLKDRASIVAGSIQTVVCVPLKVFGRVIGVVYADSPKSGATFTDFDVELLEVVVSQAAIALWAARLNHEIHGLMGSLAEHAKAGEADAAAIHQELSDSCARMEASYGPAQNDAAGEGRHILKNAWHEMVQAFWGKGRP, encoded by the coding sequence ATGCCCGCCCGCCTGACCGTCCATCTTCCGTTCCAACCCGCCAAGGTTTTTTTTCTGGATGACCAGAAGGCCTACGTCCTGGGGCGGGATCCCGAGTGCGAGCTGGTGGTGGAGGATGACCGGATCTCCCGCCGCCATGCCCGCATCGCGCATGGGGCGGCAGGGTGGGTTCTCGATGAACTAGGCAGTAAAAACGGGACGCTGCTCAACGGAGCCAAGGCCCTGCAGAATGCCCAGGCCATCCTGGCGGCCCGGGAAGGAGAATCGGCCTGGTTGAGCTTTGGAGGGGTGGTCGGCAAGTTCGATGCGGTGGGGAAGGCCGCCGAGGGCGCCCGGAACGCCGAGCAGTCGCTGCGCTGGCAGACTTCCGTGCGGTGGGCCGAGAGCCTGAATCCCGCTGATGGGTTGGATGCCCTTCTACAGTCCTTGATGGCGTCCGCCATCGCGGCGAGCGGCACGGAGCGGGGATTCATTCTGCTCCTGGGTCCGGAGGGCGGCCTCGAATTGGCCCAGGCGTCAGGCATATCAGCCTCGGACCTGGATTCCGCCAGCTTTTCGGGCAGCCTGGGAGCGGTGGAACGGGCCATGGACCTGGCCGTTTCCGTGGTGGTCTCAGACGTCCAATCCGATGAGTTCCTCAAGGACCGGGCGAGCATCGTGGCCGGCTCGATCCAGACCGTGGTCTGCGTGCCGCTCAAGGTCTTCGGCCGGGTCATCGGAGTGGTCTATGCGGACAGTCCCAAATCCGGGGCCACCTTCACGGACTTCGATGTCGAGCTGCTTGAAGTCGTGGTGTCTCAAGCCGCGATCGCGCTCTGGGCGGCGCGCTTGAATCACGAGATCCATGGCTTGATGGGAAGCCTGGCCGAACATGCGAAGGCGGGTGAGGCGGATGCGGCGGCCATCCACCAGGAGCTTTCTGATTCCTGCGCGCGGATGGAGGCATCCTATGGACCGGCGCAAAACGATGCGGCAGGCGAGGGAAGGCATATCTTGAAAAATGCGTGGCACGAAATGGTCCAGGCGTTTTGGGGGAAGGGCCGCCCATGA
- a CDS encoding S8 family serine peptidase, whose protein sequence is MPLQGHSPLQSLIRSARPLALSLLAVALVAAPAKLGPNVQSTLASLSPADKITLVVTFQGDTIGQTQLDAVRSLGIGQGVTFSELPIMGVLATPAQAQALAQLAGVRSIWLNEKLTFMNVDATRLTGAVKVRTDATMTARNNGLPVSGRGIGVLINDSGVDGTHPDLKFGAHLVQNTLGSTNLNNLDGMLPVTYIEGVPNTDTNSGHGTHCAGSVGGDGSAANGKFAGVAPGANLLGYGSGAALLVLDSIGGFNYALVKQFQYNIRVISNSWGSSGEFDPDNPVNVASLKAYDRGIVVTFAAGNDGPGEDTHNPYAKAPWVISVAAGTKDGKLADFSSRGTKGKGGTFSTPDERSWTWEDRPTITAPGVDIISTRAIAPVSSLSAEQDATFLAPSEVPYYAHMSGTSMATPHTSGIVALLLEANPRLSPAEVKQILQQTATNMPGREAWEAGAGYVNAYAAVDRAYRASASYGKTVNQARTFNSNAALNVTSSTFTLDYDPTELTSSNRHTFPVAPGYTELVVKVDSSALFGASPSGINLVLIAPDGTETSSGIDLLFAIGGGRSVSVTSPIPGVWTAEIRGLRYDEANPTNGAALPATVDGTIRFKKVGAITGLADVSGHPAEAAIKVCVGERLMDGYSTGYFKPDQLLCRAELANYLTMGSAVRQSLPLNGGSTFSDVSAATRPFAEAVAARGASLRDLSYLQQGVMRTSGSSFNPGGSVSRLDIAYSLVQSLGLESNAKAGAGADLTVRYGTQRIAVEDSSDVPSDLRGYAQLALDLNILNATFYSTQGPFDLQPTIHAKLEPSKKITRGTYAVYVSRFLSAFGQ, encoded by the coding sequence ATGCCGCTTCAAGGCCACTCGCCACTTCAATCCCTGATCCGCTCGGCGAGACCCCTTGCCCTGAGCCTGCTCGCAGTAGCGCTGGTCGCCGCTCCGGCCAAACTCGGCCCGAATGTGCAGAGCACCCTCGCGAGCTTGTCCCCCGCCGACAAGATCACCCTCGTGGTCACCTTCCAAGGCGACACCATCGGACAGACCCAGCTCGACGCCGTGCGCAGCCTTGGCATCGGGCAGGGCGTGACCTTCTCGGAGCTCCCCATCATGGGCGTGCTGGCCACCCCGGCCCAGGCCCAGGCCCTCGCCCAGCTCGCTGGCGTCCGCTCGATCTGGCTGAATGAGAAGCTGACCTTCATGAATGTGGACGCGACCCGGCTCACCGGCGCCGTGAAGGTTCGGACGGATGCGACCATGACCGCGCGGAACAATGGGCTTCCGGTGAGCGGGCGCGGAATCGGCGTCCTCATCAACGACAGCGGAGTCGATGGCACGCACCCGGACCTGAAGTTCGGCGCCCATCTGGTCCAGAACACGCTGGGCAGCACGAACCTGAACAACCTGGACGGCATGCTGCCCGTGACCTACATCGAGGGCGTTCCCAACACCGATACCAATTCGGGCCATGGAACGCATTGCGCGGGTTCCGTGGGCGGCGATGGCTCCGCAGCCAACGGCAAGTTCGCGGGCGTCGCCCCCGGCGCGAATCTGCTCGGCTACGGCAGCGGTGCCGCGCTGCTGGTCCTGGATAGCATCGGCGGCTTCAACTATGCCCTTGTGAAGCAGTTCCAGTACAACATCCGCGTCATCTCGAATTCCTGGGGTTCCAGCGGCGAATTCGATCCGGACAACCCGGTGAACGTGGCCAGCCTGAAGGCCTACGACCGGGGCATCGTGGTGACATTCGCGGCCGGGAATGACGGCCCTGGCGAGGACACCCACAATCCCTACGCCAAAGCCCCCTGGGTGATCTCGGTTGCCGCAGGCACCAAGGACGGCAAGCTCGCGGACTTCTCCTCCAGGGGCACAAAAGGCAAGGGAGGCACCTTCAGCACGCCCGATGAACGTTCCTGGACCTGGGAAGATCGCCCGACGATCACCGCGCCCGGCGTGGACATCATCTCGACCCGGGCCATCGCCCCGGTGTCGAGCCTTTCCGCGGAGCAGGATGCGACCTTCCTGGCTCCGAGCGAAGTTCCCTACTACGCCCACATGAGCGGCACTTCCATGGCCACTCCGCATACGTCGGGCATCGTCGCCCTCCTGCTGGAAGCCAACCCCCGCCTCAGCCCGGCCGAGGTCAAGCAGATCCTCCAGCAGACCGCCACCAACATGCCGGGACGCGAAGCCTGGGAGGCGGGCGCGGGATACGTGAATGCCTATGCCGCCGTGGACCGCGCCTACCGTGCTTCCGCAAGCTATGGCAAGACCGTGAACCAGGCGCGCACCTTCAATTCCAACGCGGCGCTCAATGTCACTAGTTCCACGTTCACGCTTGACTACGATCCGACCGAGCTGACGTCTTCAAACCGCCATACCTTCCCCGTCGCGCCCGGATACACGGAACTGGTGGTGAAGGTGGATTCCTCCGCCCTGTTCGGGGCGAGCCCCAGCGGCATCAACCTGGTCCTCATCGCTCCGGATGGCACTGAAACGTCCTCCGGCATCGACCTCCTCTTCGCCATCGGCGGCGGCCGGAGCGTATCCGTGACCTCGCCCATTCCCGGCGTCTGGACCGCCGAGATCCGCGGCCTCCGGTACGACGAAGCCAATCCGACGAATGGAGCTGCGCTTCCCGCAACGGTGGATGGCACCATCCGCTTCAAGAAAGTCGGGGCCATCACGGGCCTGGCCGATGTGTCCGGGCACCCGGCCGAAGCCGCCATCAAGGTCTGCGTTGGCGAGCGGCTGATGGATGGCTATTCCACCGGGTACTTCAAGCCGGACCAGTTGCTCTGCCGCGCCGAGCTGGCCAATTACCTCACCATGGGGTCCGCCGTCCGCCAGAGCCTGCCCTTGAATGGCGGTTCGACCTTCTCGGACGTCTCGGCCGCTACGAGGCCATTTGCCGAAGCCGTCGCAGCCCGTGGCGCCTCCCTGCGCGACCTCAGCTATCTCCAGCAGGGAGTCATGCGGACCAGCGGCAGCAGCTTCAATCCCGGTGGTTCCGTCAGCCGCCTCGACATCGCCTATTCCCTTGTCCAGAGCCTGGGGCTGGAATCCAATGCCAAGGCCGGGGCTGGCGCCGACCTCACGGTGCGGTATGGGACGCAGCGCATCGCCGTGGAAGATTCCTCGGACGTTCCCTCCGATCTTCGCGGTTACGCCCAGTTGGCGCTGGATCTCAACATCCTGAACGCCACCTTCTATTCCACCCAAGGACCCTTCGACCTCCAGCCCACCATCCACGCCAAGCTGGAGCCCAGCAAGAAGATCACCCGCGGCACCTACGCGGTCTACGTCAGCCGTTTCCTGTCCGCCTTCGGGCAGTAG
- a CDS encoding sensor histidine kinase: protein MSEAQKPDSMDEVTRRVEQVAQENARLFRELAAGERRIRRLAKAIWAVQEEERKRIARELHDGLGQNLTALKIQLEVLEREALASHSKLVPKISETLGFAARALEEARELSHLLRPRILDDLGLEPALRWMGRTLAERTGIQIQVSCPGLEDRLEPELETVIFRVVQEALTNAVKHSGIGDKGAIEVEVFRRGAWVHLRVEDQGTGFDSSVVMASGKDPKGSGLGNIRDRVEISGGRLSVRTAPGKGTRIEVRLPLEGEAVANAPEDETR, encoded by the coding sequence GTGAGTGAAGCCCAGAAACCGGATTCCATGGATGAAGTCACACGGCGGGTGGAGCAGGTCGCGCAGGAGAACGCGCGGCTATTCCGGGAATTGGCGGCCGGGGAGCGCCGGATCAGGCGGCTGGCCAAGGCGATCTGGGCGGTCCAGGAAGAGGAGCGCAAGCGCATCGCCCGGGAACTGCACGACGGGCTGGGGCAAAATCTCACTGCGCTGAAAATCCAGCTTGAGGTTTTGGAAAGAGAGGCGCTGGCTTCCCATTCGAAGCTTGTTCCCAAAATCAGCGAGACCCTGGGTTTCGCCGCCCGCGCCTTGGAAGAGGCCCGGGAGCTGTCCCATCTCCTGAGGCCCAGGATCCTGGATGACCTGGGGCTCGAGCCTGCCCTCCGATGGATGGGGCGGACGCTCGCCGAGCGCACTGGCATTCAGATCCAGGTTTCCTGTCCTGGGCTCGAAGATCGGCTGGAACCCGAACTGGAGACCGTGATCTTCCGGGTCGTCCAGGAAGCGCTGACGAACGCCGTCAAGCATTCGGGAATCGGAGACAAGGGAGCCATCGAGGTCGAGGTATTCCGGCGTGGCGCCTGGGTCCACTTGCGTGTGGAGGACCAGGGGACGGGCTTCGATTCCTCGGTGGTCATGGCCAGCGGCAAAGACCCGAAGGGGTCCGGCCTGGGCAACATCAGGGACCGGGTCGAGATTTCCGGCGGGAGGCTTTCGGTCCGGACGGCCCCGGGCAAGGGCACCCGGATCGAAGTGCGGCTTCCGCTGGAAGGCGAAGCCGTGGCGAATGCGCCCGAGGACGAGACCCGATGA
- a CDS encoding tetratricopeptide repeat protein, whose product MMDEGSPRQAGPAGDPSRPGETRTSTDALRVLPQGTLLAGRYRILGMLGIGGMGVVFRAKDEELDIEIALKTMRPESAADPRLLERFRNELVLARQVTHRNVVRIHDIGVHEGIAFITMDYVPGRSLREILEQDGPIELSRATAIFKQLAGAVGEAHHKGVLHQDLKPANILVNESGEAFITDFGIAQSLGSVGPGLADPDRRGPIMGTPDYLSPEQARGEAVDARSDLFALGIIYFEMLSGHLPFPGGTYSETIGQRITGSPRTLKEVGFEAPRQVQAIISRCLERNRNRRYPSAQALLEDLGRPAAKRSLAKKILLGASVAAGLAVGWAGVLAYRSRSGAAAASQRMNVAVLPFVEETNQSDLAWTARGVPELVSASLAENPALGVVDSMRVFRTIDDLQLQPNSLGPRELKQLGELLDADRLISGRIRILDGRLRVDLSLTVPGADAAGTRTVSAQAESKGTDGLTGLVASLSAEIRRGLEVAAPRRAARQPQVPAAALQNYSAGVAQLLRGDSLLATPLLEKAAAEAPSFTAAWVRLTEAYESQGLDDKALEAAQRAVATLGTDSGRIAFEAKARKAMLVGDPEGASKVLQELVRQYPNDMEGRIALAQAFADQGKMGPAATTLQEVLKADPNHPRAWFHLAKYTVMAGDPRRAVEDYLVRALVIQSKLRNEQGQADIFNAFGVAYQQMGDLDLAIENYEKAAALRKRIGDARGTATSLKNLATVRMIRGEYKMALASLRSALLILEEIGNRSGIAELQDAFGSLEEEQGRYSEALTHYRAALQVRRTLGDQRSLAKSHNNVGYAYYLLADYGNALVYFQEALRLYRAGGDHTGGMLVTQSIGLVQLAQGPWDGAVKSFVEALGESRNEDSKSAIAMSQGYLGLAEQCQGRYGAAVRSFDQALGVLEKLRDERGVAEFSLLKAGALVELGMLPEAEALLSETERRLGPRMNHEQKATLLIVRGEMRLQGGRAREAKAAFTGAIQEAEAAHGTNRALAARLGNGKAMAAGGDLAGALRELRTVRQEADRLGELLLRLRCSEALAGVELARNDPAAAEASLRSGLRVLASAGAYGGAFRLHLLLARILERRGNRKESAQALGQAQVLYAKVREDLNEAQLASFGRTPEARKLENMARPSSAAPEPNRE is encoded by the coding sequence ATGATGGATGAAGGCAGTCCGAGGCAGGCCGGTCCCGCCGGGGATCCGTCCAGGCCGGGCGAGACCCGGACGAGCACGGACGCCTTGCGCGTACTGCCCCAGGGAACCCTCCTCGCAGGCCGGTACCGCATCCTCGGGATGCTGGGCATCGGGGGAATGGGGGTCGTCTTCCGGGCCAAGGACGAAGAGCTTGATATCGAAATCGCCCTCAAGACCATGCGCCCGGAATCAGCCGCGGACCCTCGCCTGCTGGAGCGGTTCAGGAACGAGCTGGTCCTCGCCCGGCAGGTCACCCACCGGAATGTGGTGCGGATCCACGATATCGGCGTGCATGAAGGAATCGCATTCATCACCATGGATTACGTGCCGGGCCGGTCCCTTCGGGAAATCCTTGAACAGGACGGGCCGATCGAATTGAGCAGGGCGACGGCGATTTTCAAACAGCTCGCCGGAGCGGTGGGGGAAGCGCACCACAAGGGTGTGCTCCACCAGGACCTCAAGCCCGCGAACATCCTGGTGAATGAATCGGGCGAGGCGTTCATCACGGATTTCGGAATCGCGCAGTCCCTTGGTTCGGTGGGACCAGGCCTCGCCGATCCGGACCGCCGTGGTCCCATCATGGGCACACCCGACTACCTCTCCCCGGAGCAGGCGAGGGGAGAAGCGGTGGACGCGCGGAGCGACCTATTCGCGCTCGGCATCATCTACTTCGAGATGCTCAGCGGCCACCTGCCCTTCCCGGGAGGAACCTATTCGGAAACGATCGGACAGCGGATCACGGGCAGCCCGAGGACGCTCAAGGAGGTCGGCTTCGAAGCGCCGCGCCAGGTCCAGGCGATCATCTCCCGCTGCCTCGAACGGAACCGGAACCGGCGCTACCCGAGCGCTCAGGCCCTGCTGGAGGATCTAGGCCGGCCCGCAGCGAAAAGATCCCTCGCGAAAAAAATCCTTCTGGGGGCTTCCGTGGCAGCGGGTTTGGCGGTGGGATGGGCCGGAGTCCTTGCCTACCGATCCAGGTCCGGCGCAGCGGCAGCCTCGCAGCGGATGAATGTGGCGGTCCTCCCGTTTGTGGAAGAGACGAACCAATCTGACTTGGCCTGGACCGCCCGGGGCGTTCCCGAACTGGTCTCGGCCTCCTTGGCGGAGAATCCGGCCTTGGGCGTGGTGGACAGCATGCGCGTGTTCAGGACCATCGACGATCTGCAGCTCCAGCCCAATTCCCTGGGTCCCCGGGAGCTGAAACAACTGGGGGAACTGCTGGACGCGGATCGCCTCATCAGCGGGCGCATCAGGATTCTGGATGGACGGCTCCGCGTGGATCTGAGCCTCACGGTTCCGGGCGCCGATGCGGCCGGAACCCGGACGGTCAGCGCCCAGGCAGAATCCAAAGGCACGGACGGATTGACCGGGCTGGTAGCCTCCCTGAGCGCGGAGATCCGCCGCGGCCTCGAAGTGGCCGCTCCCAGGAGGGCCGCCAGGCAGCCCCAAGTTCCGGCCGCGGCCCTTCAGAACTATTCCGCCGGCGTGGCCCAGCTCCTCAGGGGCGATTCCCTGCTTGCGACTCCTTTGCTTGAGAAGGCCGCCGCCGAAGCGCCGTCCTTCACCGCCGCCTGGGTCAGGCTGACGGAGGCCTATGAAAGCCAGGGCCTCGACGACAAGGCGCTGGAAGCAGCCCAGCGTGCGGTGGCGACGCTCGGGACGGACTCGGGACGGATCGCGTTCGAGGCGAAAGCGCGCAAGGCGATGCTGGTAGGAGACCCGGAAGGTGCGAGCAAGGTCCTTCAAGAACTGGTCCGCCAGTATCCCAATGACATGGAAGGCCGGATCGCCCTGGCCCAGGCCTTCGCCGACCAAGGAAAAATGGGGCCTGCGGCCACCACGCTCCAGGAGGTCCTGAAGGCGGACCCCAACCACCCGCGGGCCTGGTTCCATCTGGCCAAGTACACCGTCATGGCGGGCGATCCCAGGCGCGCGGTGGAGGACTACCTGGTCCGGGCCCTGGTCATCCAGAGCAAGCTCCGCAATGAGCAAGGGCAGGCCGATATCTTCAATGCCTTCGGCGTGGCCTACCAGCAGATGGGCGACCTGGATCTCGCCATCGAAAACTACGAGAAGGCCGCCGCGCTGCGCAAACGCATCGGAGATGCACGGGGCACGGCCACGAGCCTGAAGAATCTCGCGACCGTCCGCATGATCCGCGGGGAATACAAAATGGCCCTCGCCAGCCTTCGCTCCGCGCTTTTGATTCTGGAGGAGATCGGAAACCGGTCTGGAATCGCCGAACTCCAGGACGCCTTCGGCAGCCTGGAGGAGGAGCAGGGCCGCTATTCAGAAGCCTTGACCCATTACCGCGCCGCGCTCCAGGTCCGTCGCACGCTCGGGGACCAGAGATCCCTCGCGAAGAGCCACAACAATGTCGGATATGCCTATTACCTGCTGGCGGATTACGGGAATGCCCTGGTCTATTTCCAGGAGGCCTTGCGCCTCTACCGGGCCGGCGGGGACCACACCGGCGGCATGCTGGTCACGCAGAGCATCGGCCTCGTCCAACTGGCCCAGGGACCCTGGGACGGCGCCGTGAAATCCTTCGTCGAAGCGCTCGGGGAGAGCCGGAACGAGGATTCCAAGAGCGCCATCGCGATGTCCCAGGGCTACCTGGGACTCGCGGAGCAGTGCCAGGGCAGGTATGGAGCGGCGGTCAGGTCGTTCGACCAGGCCCTGGGCGTGCTCGAAAAGCTGCGCGATGAGCGTGGAGTCGCGGAGTTCTCCCTGCTGAAGGCCGGCGCCCTTGTGGAGTTGGGGATGCTGCCGGAAGCCGAAGCGCTGCTTTCGGAGACCGAACGAAGGCTCGGACCCAGGATGAACCATGAGCAGAAGGCCACCCTCCTGATTGTCCGCGGGGAGATGCGGCTCCAAGGCGGCCGCGCCCGGGAGGCCAAGGCGGCCTTCACCGGGGCGATCCAGGAAGCGGAAGCCGCCCATGGGACCAACCGGGCCCTGGCGGCCCGCCTCGGCAATGGAAAGGCTATGGCAGCCGGGGGCGATCTGGCGGGGGCGCTTCGGGAGCTCCGGACCGTGCGCCAGGAGGCGGACCGCTTGGGGGAGCTGCTGCTTCGATTGCGATGCTCCGAGGCCCTGGCGGGAGTCGAGTTGGCCCGGAATGACCCGGCCGCCGCCGAAGCAAGCCTCCGAAGCGGCTTGAGAGTGCTTGCTTCGGCGGGCGCCTACGGTGGGGCATTCCGGCTGCATCTCCTTCTGGCCAGGATTCTTGAACGCCGGGGCAACCGGAAGGAGTCGGCTCAGGCTCTTGGCCAGGCGCAGGTTCTCTACGCGAAAGTGCGCGAGGATCTGAACGAAGCTCAGCTCGCCTCCTTCGGCCGGACCCCAGAGGCGCGCAAACTGGAAAACATGGCGCGACCTTCGTCGGCCGCCCCGGAGCCCAACCGTGAGTGA